The following coding sequences lie in one Nocardia sp. NBC_01503 genomic window:
- a CDS encoding ParB family protein — protein MAKDDAAGSGKVGNKGRIGAYFDQETADRVRGAYAYGWLGQGNKGSLSDMVKAAVMGLVEQLEQERNDGRPWPGLNPGAVRVWSHQEIADKKAERAEQAEQPE, from the coding sequence ATGGCGAAGGACGACGCCGCAGGGTCGGGCAAGGTCGGCAACAAGGGCCGGATCGGCGCCTACTTCGACCAGGAGACCGCCGACCGGGTGCGCGGCGCCTATGCCTACGGCTGGCTCGGGCAGGGCAACAAAGGCTCCCTGAGCGACATGGTGAAAGCTGCCGTGATGGGCCTGGTGGAGCAGTTGGAGCAGGAGCGCAACGACGGCCGGCCATGGCCGGGGCTGAACCCCGGGGCGGTGCGGGTCTGGTCGCATCAGGAGATCGCGGACAAGAAGGCCGAGCGCGCCGAGCAGGCCGAACAACCCGAGTAG
- a CDS encoding DUF6884 domain-containing protein, with amino-acid sequence MPTRPPHPAQLYTGQYFQLCLAAARTLTGGDDTRIHIVSALHGLLSLTEQVEPYDVQLPRASAAAIERLAAVVRAQAHDAGLLERPVAVLGGRAYVQVVREVWPHATAPLAGLEAWDFTAGSSRASSAHAGAPRHPAPPNLHRISMAREIWQWRTTHSAPRTVS; translated from the coding sequence GTGCCGACAAGGCCCCCGCACCCCGCCCAGCTCTACACCGGCCAGTACTTCCAGCTGTGCCTGGCGGCCGCGCGCACACTCACCGGCGGCGATGACACCCGCATTCACATCGTGTCCGCCCTGCACGGACTGCTCTCCCTCACCGAACAGGTGGAGCCCTACGACGTGCAGCTGCCCCGCGCCAGCGCAGCCGCCATCGAGCGCTTGGCCGCCGTAGTGCGCGCGCAGGCGCATGATGCCGGCCTGCTGGAGCGCCCCGTGGCGGTGCTCGGGGGCCGCGCTTACGTCCAGGTGGTGCGGGAGGTCTGGCCGCACGCGACGGCGCCCCTGGCGGGACTGGAGGCATGGGATTTCACCGCCGGGAGCTCACGCGCATCATCGGCACACGCCGGGGCGCCGCGGCACCCCGCACCTCCGAACTTGCACCGTATCTCGATGGCCAGGGAGATATGGCAATGGCGGACAACGCATTCGGCGCCGCGCACGGTCTCGTGA
- a CDS encoding RNA polymerase sigma factor, with product MSRDDEVSEFVRDSMQVLTRRALYLCNNSDLAQDLVQDAFERVLKSQGPLTMPYMYSALRSSWYDYLRRTKCRPLENLVDEFDIDRPTSELSPEEAERHEQLLAAFGELPDDMQTILFLRHDQDMKPAEIAKEMDLRPDQVSRYLHRAKSKLRHRLNEINREAADGNEGPAL from the coding sequence ATGAGCCGCGATGATGAAGTGAGCGAATTCGTTCGGGACAGCATGCAAGTGCTCACCCGGCGCGCACTCTATCTTTGCAACAACTCCGATCTGGCCCAGGATCTGGTGCAGGACGCATTCGAAAGGGTGCTGAAAAGCCAGGGGCCGCTGACTATGCCCTACATGTACAGCGCGCTCAGGTCGTCGTGGTACGACTACCTGAGGAGGACGAAGTGTCGTCCGCTGGAAAATCTGGTAGATGAGTTCGATATCGACCGGCCGACCAGCGAGCTGAGTCCGGAGGAAGCCGAACGGCATGAGCAACTGCTCGCCGCGTTCGGCGAACTCCCGGATGATATGCAGACGATTCTGTTCCTGCGTCATGACCAGGACATGAAACCGGCGGAGATCGCCAAGGAAATGGATCTTCGCCCGGATCAGGTCAGCAGATATCTCCATCGCGCAAAGTCGAAGTTGCGCCACCGGCTGAACGAGATAAATCGTGAGGCTGCGGATGGCAATGAAGGCCCCGCGCTCTAG